A part of Candidatus Moraniibacteriota bacterium genomic DNA contains:
- a CDS encoding flippase, whose translation MSTSLSKSLIWLTIAEVLFNISGYVIHAVAGRILGPADYGRYALVVTLTTTVIILIGNGIPTAMSRYLSEYFEKSPRMIGIIKQTGARLQFFLIGGVTIVFFLISPLIARLLGDSSLTPLFAFSALIIPAFAASSFYFYYFTGIHRFRTQATLKMTRALLRIILIVSLVFAFGIYGALAGYILVPLCTFLLGLYLDKKSSDSFKEIGNDAPEQTFPWRLLLSSAWPITLFLLFYEIFISIDLYLVKALLHDDVQTGLYNAALTLGRLPYYLFYALSIVLLPALAKLKSDGNPEKVSRLMSQSLRYASIILIPLFILLFAYAEPTLTLFFGTKYTGAIDAFRILVGGLSFLTVFYIVSSGLMGLGHTRLAMWMAIAGTILNATLNFLFVPRFGIIGSAWSTTISSILITLATLAFMQVYIRTPVNISQSIRILIGSVLLFFATQFFPSSSIAFLIPATILSIGYLAILSFLGVLTQEDFASFLSFLPKKKAN comes from the coding sequence ATGTCAACCTCTCTCTCGAAATCACTCATCTGGCTCACGATTGCTGAAGTGCTCTTTAATATTTCTGGCTATGTGATTCACGCGGTCGCCGGGCGTATTTTGGGACCCGCGGACTACGGGCGATACGCCCTCGTTGTTACTCTCACGACCACCGTCATCATCCTCATCGGAAACGGCATCCCAACTGCCATGTCGCGCTATTTGAGTGAGTACTTCGAAAAGTCGCCCCGCATGATTGGCATCATCAAACAAACAGGCGCGCGACTCCAGTTTTTTCTTATTGGAGGCGTCACTATTGTCTTCTTCCTCATCTCGCCACTCATTGCGCGCCTCTTGGGAGATTCCTCACTCACGCCACTCTTTGCATTTTCAGCGCTCATCATTCCCGCATTCGCCGCCTCATCATTCTATTTCTACTACTTCACCGGCATTCACCGCTTCCGCACCCAGGCCACTCTCAAAATGACGCGCGCACTACTCCGCATCATACTCATTGTCTCCCTTGTTTTTGCCTTTGGCATATATGGCGCTCTTGCTGGGTATATACTCGTCCCGCTCTGCACCTTTCTCCTCGGACTCTATCTCGACAAAAAGTCATCCGACTCATTCAAAGAAATTGGAAACGATGCACCGGAGCAAACATTTCCCTGGCGACTCCTCCTCTCCTCCGCCTGGCCCATTACGCTCTTTCTGCTTTTCTACGAAATTTTCATCTCTATCGATCTCTACCTCGTGAAGGCGCTCCTCCATGACGACGTGCAAACCGGTCTCTACAATGCCGCACTCACCCTTGGGCGACTCCCCTACTACCTCTTCTACGCGCTCTCTATCGTTCTCCTCCCTGCACTCGCCAAACTCAAAAGCGATGGCAATCCAGAAAAAGTGTCTCGCCTCATGTCGCAATCACTCCGCTATGCGAGCATCATACTCATCCCACTCTTCATCCTCCTCTTTGCCTATGCCGAGCCGACCCTCACCCTTTTCTTTGGCACGAAATATACGGGAGCAATAGACGCCTTCCGTATTCTCGTTGGCGGACTCTCATTCCTCACCGTCTTCTATATCGTCTCCTCCGGACTCATGGGACTCGGACATACCCGGCTCGCCATGTGGATGGCGATTGCCGGCACCATACTCAATGCAACACTTAACTTTCTCTTTGTTCCGCGCTTTGGCATCATTGGGTCCGCCTGGTCGACGACGATTAGTTCTATACTTATCACCCTCGCGACACTTGCATTTATGCAAGTGTATATCCGCACGCCCGTGAATATTTCTCAGAGTATCCGCATCCTCATAGGAAGCGTATTGCTTTTCTTTGCAACACAGTTTTTCCCATCATCCTCCATCGCGTTTCTCATACCCGCCACTATCCTCAGCATCGGCTACCTTGCAATACTTTCTTTCCTTGGCGTACTCACCCAAGAGGACTTCGCCTCTTTCCTTTCATTTCTCCCAAAGAAAAAGGCGAACTGA